Proteins found in one Pirellulales bacterium genomic segment:
- a CDS encoding sigma-54 dependent transcriptional regulator: MQEVYRLTQQVARTNASVLLLGETGTGKELIAKAVHQLSPRASGPFVRVNCGALSESLLESELFGHVRGSFTGALANRTGRFEAAHTGTIFLDEINSTTPKLQVKLLRVLQEREFERVGDTQTVRVDTRVVAASNRDLFDEVATGNFREDLYYRLNVVPIYLPPLRERREDIPELVSHFLNIYNEENDRYVTHIERTALEAMQAYPWPGNVRELQNVIERAVVMAMGDELTCGLLPPTVLGQKPPRLIRGGKGQDLESLTSDVVQQGLASAGPNSDDLYNKIVNRVEKELIAQVMAACDNIQTKAATRLGINRNTLHKKLKEYGLEGGENGDE, translated from the coding sequence ATGCAAGAGGTCTACCGCCTCACGCAGCAGGTCGCGCGGACCAATGCCAGCGTGCTGCTTTTGGGCGAAACGGGAACCGGCAAGGAACTCATCGCCAAGGCCGTGCACCAGTTGAGTCCGCGCGCGAGCGGACCATTTGTGCGAGTCAACTGCGGGGCCTTGTCCGAAAGTCTGCTGGAAAGCGAGCTATTTGGCCATGTCCGGGGATCGTTTACTGGGGCCTTGGCCAATCGAACCGGCCGTTTTGAGGCCGCCCACACCGGCACGATTTTTTTGGATGAGATCAATTCCACCACGCCCAAGCTGCAGGTGAAACTGTTGCGGGTGCTGCAAGAACGCGAGTTCGAACGGGTGGGGGACACCCAAACCGTGCGGGTGGACACGCGGGTGGTGGCGGCCAGCAACCGGGATCTGTTTGACGAGGTGGCGACGGGGAATTTTCGCGAGGATTTGTATTATCGGCTAAACGTGGTGCCGATTTACTTGCCGCCGCTGCGCGAACGGCGGGAGGACATACCCGAGCTGGTATCGCATTTTCTCAATATTTATAACGAGGAAAACGACCGGTATGTGACCCATATCGAGCGGACGGCGCTAGAGGCCATGCAAGCATATCCTTGGCCGGGGAATGTCCGTGAGTTGCAAAATGTCATCGAGCGAGCGGTGGTGATGGCCATGGGTGATGAACTGACCTGTGGATTACTGCCGCCGACGGTCCTAGGTCAAAAGCCCCCCCGGCTGATCCGTGGCGGAAAGGGGCAGGATTTGGAGTCCCTCACTAGCGATGTTGTGCAGCAGGGACTGGCGAGCGCGGGACCTAATAGCGATGACCTGTACAATAAAATTGTCAATCGCGTGGAAAAAGAACTGATCGCGCAGGTCATGGCCGCCTGTGACAATATCCAAACCAAGGCGGCCACCCGCCTGGGAATCAACCGGAATACATTGCACAAAAAGCTGAAGGAATACGGCCTGGAAGGGGGCGAAAATGGGGATGAGTGA
- a CDS encoding molybdenum cofactor biosynthesis protein MoaE, whose product MHSLTNGPIDIAAVLASVQSPAAGGVVLFLGTTRNQTGGRATASLDYEAYPELAQRELAALEEQARTRWNLIDCAIVHRLGRVEVGEASVAIAVSSAHRGEAFAAGQWLIDTLKQSVPIWKCENWADGAREWVHPGQVT is encoded by the coding sequence ATGCATTCGCTTACCAATGGACCGATTGATATCGCAGCGGTGTTAGCCAGCGTGCAGTCTCCCGCAGCCGGGGGGGTGGTGCTCTTTTTGGGGACCACACGCAACCAGACGGGTGGCCGGGCCACCGCCTCGCTCGACTACGAAGCTTACCCCGAATTGGCCCAGCGCGAACTGGCTGCCTTAGAGGAACAGGCCCGCACGCGCTGGAATTTGATCGACTGCGCGATCGTGCATCGCCTGGGTCGCGTCGAAGTGGGAGAGGCCAGCGTGGCAATCGCGGTTAGCTCGGCACACCGGGGAGAGGCATTTGCGGCGGGCCAGTGGCTGATTGACACGCTCAAACAGTCCGTGCCCATCTGGAAGTGCGAGAACTGGGCCGATGGCGCGCGCGAGTGGGTGCATCCGGGACAAGTCACCTGA
- a CDS encoding MFS transporter: protein MSEQPKRNPYESPALPVAGTSTESAPPVPSGHDPLGDRLLKLFWWKPAATLAEQVRRRVSVHLLPYLFFLYILAYLDRINVQVAQSGMKLPPSQGGLDFDSKIIGFGAGLFFWGYWILEIPSTLSVAKWGARWVFVRILILWGLAAGLVGLIGLPVMTSMLGWIPTLPEYNFGSAWTGYFSPGYFFNQLPTNAEYQFYFFRFLLGFFEGGFFPSVIVYLSMWFRPRDRAKALAVFMTAIPISSTVGIPFSNLLMYIDWFGLEGWRWVYIIQGIMPFLAGFATLFFLPNNPDQAAFLRNDEREWLNGELEREHVERRDSHAQHGHFALIRDSLGMILLLTLVYFGHNVVSYGLSTFMQPLIKEVLFKDNTAMAALLTSVLYGLATVGILLNGWHSDKTGERVFHVAVPLFLLGTGVILAGLCIRYLHSPGIAVAILVLLVGISYYSHLPAFWPIPSMFLGSTSAAAAIGFINMFGNLGGFFGPYMFGNIVSEKVNGVEVTHYDLGLLVVGPFPIISAVIVLAVAQFRRAQPLPPITNA, encoded by the coding sequence ATGTCCGAACAGCCCAAACGCAATCCTTACGAGTCTCCCGCCTTGCCCGTCGCTGGCACATCCACGGAGTCTGCCCCTCCGGTACCAAGTGGCCATGATCCGCTGGGGGATCGCCTGCTCAAACTCTTTTGGTGGAAACCAGCCGCCACCTTGGCCGAGCAAGTCCGTCGCCGGGTCAGTGTGCATTTGTTGCCATATTTATTCTTTTTATACATTTTGGCCTATTTGGACCGGATCAATGTGCAGGTTGCCCAATCAGGAATGAAGCTTCCCCCCAGCCAGGGGGGGCTGGATTTTGATAGTAAAATTATCGGTTTTGGGGCGGGGTTGTTCTTTTGGGGATATTGGATCTTAGAGATTCCCAGCACGCTAAGCGTGGCCAAATGGGGGGCGCGCTGGGTCTTTGTGCGGATTCTTATATTGTGGGGCCTGGCCGCCGGGTTGGTGGGGTTGATTGGCCTGCCTGTCATGACCAGCATGCTAGGTTGGATCCCCACGCTGCCGGAATACAACTTTGGCAGCGCGTGGACGGGTTATTTTTCACCGGGATACTTCTTTAATCAACTCCCCACCAACGCCGAGTATCAGTTTTATTTTTTTCGCTTTTTACTGGGCTTTTTTGAAGGGGGCTTTTTTCCCTCTGTGATTGTCTATCTGTCAATGTGGTTCCGGCCCCGCGACCGGGCCAAGGCCTTGGCGGTGTTTATGACGGCTATCCCTATTTCCAGCACGGTGGGCATCCCCTTTTCCAACTTACTCATGTATATCGACTGGTTTGGGCTCGAGGGTTGGCGGTGGGTGTATATCATTCAGGGGATCATGCCCTTTCTAGCGGGTTTTGCCACGTTGTTTTTTCTGCCCAATAATCCCGACCAGGCGGCGTTTTTGCGAAATGACGAACGGGAGTGGCTTAACGGAGAGCTGGAACGGGAGCATGTCGAACGCCGGGACAGCCACGCGCAGCATGGCCATTTTGCCCTGATACGGGACAGCTTGGGAATGATTTTACTGCTGACGCTGGTCTATTTTGGGCATAATGTCGTCAGCTATGGATTGTCGACATTTATGCAACCGTTGATCAAAGAGGTGTTGTTTAAGGATAACACCGCCATGGCCGCGCTGTTGACCAGCGTTCTGTATGGCTTGGCGACGGTTGGTATTTTGCTGAATGGCTGGCATTCGGATAAGACGGGCGAGCGCGTGTTCCATGTGGCGGTGCCGCTGTTTTTATTGGGGACGGGGGTGATTTTGGCCGGTTTATGCATTCGCTATTTGCATAGTCCCGGCATCGCCGTGGCGATTTTAGTGCTGTTGGTGGGGATCAGTTATTATTCGCACTTGCCGGCGTTTTGGCCGATCCCATCCATGTTCCTGGGCTCCACTTCCGCCGCGGCCGCCATCGGTTTTATTAATATGTTTGGCAACTTGGGGGGGTTCTTTGGACCGTACATGTTTGGCAATATCGTCTCGGAAAAAGTAAACGGCGTCGAAGTGACCCACTATGATTTGGGCCTGTTGGTGGTGGGCCCATTCCCCATAATTTCGGCGGTCATTGTGCTGGCGGTGGCCCAATTTCGCCGGGCACAGCCGTTGCCGCCAATAACGAATGCCTGA
- a CDS encoding Uma2 family endonuclease, which yields MSLAPTKYRLSVKEFQRMGESGIFPPEARLELIAGEIIEMSPIGALHAAYVNLLLDLIKKQLPADYTLSVQNPIQLEWSQPQPDLAILVPNPKSYRHQLPSAADTLLIVEVSDSTLDYDREVKLPLYAGAGIPEVWIVNLQEDRVEAYTQPAATGYLQSQILANNQTYCSKSVSGLEISPSQLFDKN from the coding sequence ATGTCCCTGGCACCCACCAAATATCGATTGTCCGTAAAAGAATTTCAACGCATGGGCGAGAGCGGGATCTTTCCGCCCGAGGCGCGCCTGGAACTCATCGCGGGGGAAATCATCGAAATGAGCCCGATTGGCGCCTTACACGCGGCTTATGTGAATTTGTTGCTGGACCTCATAAAGAAGCAACTGCCAGCGGATTATACTCTTAGTGTCCAGAACCCGATTCAACTTGAGTGGTCCCAACCCCAGCCCGATCTGGCGATTCTAGTGCCCAACCCCAAAAGTTACCGCCACCAGCTTCCCTCGGCCGCCGACACACTCTTGATAGTGGAGGTCTCCGACAGCACGCTAGATTACGATCGCGAGGTAAAATTACCGCTGTACGCCGGGGCGGGAATTCCCGAGGTTTGGATTGTCAATCTGCAAGAAGACCGAGTCGAGGCGTACACTCAACCGGCCGCGACAGGTTACCTACAATCGCAAATCCTGGCAAACAACCAAACGTATTGTTCAAAGTCTGTTTCCGGCTTAGAAATTTCTCCCTCGCAACTCTTTGATAAGAATTAA
- a CDS encoding Uma2 family endonuclease, which translates to MSLAPTKYRLSVAEFQRMGESGIFPPEARLELIAGEIIEMSPIGALHAAYVSLLSRIFSNQVAEPYIIFVQNPIQLADSQPQPDLAILLPHPKSYRHHLPTAADTLLIVEVSDSTLDYDREVKLPLYAGAGIPEVWIVNLQEDQLEVYTQPAATGYLRSRYIKRTETYESEILPGLKLSPAAILDDPE; encoded by the coding sequence ATGTCCCTGGCACCCACAAAATATCGTTTATCCGTAGCCGAGTTTCAACGCATGGGCGAAAGCGGGATCTTTCCGCCCGAGGCGCGCCTGGAACTCATCGCGGGGGAAATCATCGAAATGAGTCCTATCGGCGCCTTGCACGCGGCCTACGTCAGTTTGTTGTCGAGAATATTTAGCAATCAGGTTGCCGAGCCCTATATTATTTTTGTGCAAAATCCGATTCAATTGGCCGATTCCCAACCGCAGCCCGATTTGGCGATTCTTTTGCCCCACCCCAAAAGTTACCGCCACCATCTCCCCACCGCCGCGGACACGCTCTTAATAGTAGAGGTTTCCGACAGCACGCTAGATTACGATCGCGAGGTAAAATTACCGCTATACGCCGGGGCGGGAATTCCCGAGGTTTGGATTGTAAATTTGCAAGAAGACCAGCTCGAAGTGTACACCCAGCCGGCGGCGACAGGTTACCTGCGTTCGCGATACATCAAGCGAACTGAAACGTACGAGTCCGAAATTCTTCCCGGTCTAAAGCTTTCTCCCGCCGCAATCTTGGATGATCCAGAATAA
- a CDS encoding family 16 glycoside hydrolase, with the protein MRFLVARGIAALVCCLFSIQAFAAETEKSAPPSGSKPIFDGKSLEGWDGNPKFWRVEEGAIVGQTTAENPTEGNTFLIWKQGELDDFELTLDYKIIGGNSGIQYRSTDHGNWVVGGYQADFESGDTYSGINYEERGRGILCERGQRVTIKADGSKVPGEKIGDSAEIQKKINKEDWNSYKIVASGNKLSHFINGQLTSEVIDEQADKRKLSGILALQLHAGPPMTVMFRDIHLKRTKLAAVDPIGPRKKLVLVAGSPSHGPGDHEFNAGSQLLKKCLAQQTPQLVTALYKGGWPQDPTAYDNADGIMLYMDGGGGHPVIQRNRLAEIDNLMKQGVGLACAHYAVEVPKEKGGPDFLNWIGGYFEMHWSVNPHWDAQMQSLPQHPITNGVQAFKLNDEWYYHMRFREKMEGVTPILTAVAPESTVGNDGPHSGNPTVRAAVKNKEPQHLAWAYERPDGGRGFGYTGGHFHRNWRDDNNRKLYLNALLWICKLDVPAEGVQSSVSEVDMKENLDPK; encoded by the coding sequence ATGCGGTTTTTGGTAGCGCGCGGAATCGCCGCGCTGGTTTGTTGTTTGTTTAGCATTCAGGCATTTGCCGCGGAGACCGAAAAATCCGCCCCCCCCAGCGGCTCTAAGCCAATTTTTGATGGCAAGTCACTGGAGGGTTGGGACGGTAATCCCAAGTTTTGGCGAGTAGAAGAAGGCGCCATCGTGGGCCAGACTACTGCGGAAAACCCCACCGAAGGGAACACCTTTCTCATCTGGAAACAAGGGGAATTGGACGATTTTGAATTGACCCTGGATTATAAAATCATCGGCGGTAACTCTGGCATCCAATATCGCAGTACCGATCATGGCAATTGGGTGGTGGGGGGTTACCAGGCCGACTTTGAATCCGGAGACACTTATTCCGGCATTAACTATGAAGAACGAGGCCGCGGCATCTTATGCGAACGGGGCCAGCGGGTCACCATCAAAGCCGATGGTAGCAAAGTCCCAGGAGAAAAAATTGGCGACAGCGCCGAAATCCAAAAGAAAATCAACAAGGAAGATTGGAATTCGTATAAAATTGTCGCCAGCGGCAATAAGCTTTCCCATTTTATCAATGGACAGCTTACTAGCGAAGTGATCGATGAACAGGCTGACAAACGGAAGCTGTCGGGGATTTTGGCCCTGCAACTGCACGCTGGCCCCCCCATGACGGTCATGTTTCGCGATATCCATCTCAAACGGACCAAGCTGGCCGCGGTGGATCCCATCGGCCCGCGCAAGAAACTTGTCCTGGTAGCGGGGAGTCCCAGCCACGGCCCCGGTGACCATGAATTTAACGCCGGCTCGCAACTATTAAAAAAATGCCTGGCCCAGCAAACACCGCAATTGGTGACAGCCCTGTACAAAGGAGGTTGGCCCCAGGATCCCACCGCCTACGACAACGCCGACGGCATCATGCTATATATGGATGGGGGTGGCGGCCACCCTGTGATCCAGCGTAACCGTCTGGCCGAAATTGACAATCTGATGAAACAAGGGGTCGGCTTGGCCTGTGCCCATTACGCCGTGGAAGTCCCCAAGGAAAAGGGGGGGCCGGACTTTTTAAACTGGATCGGCGGTTATTTTGAGATGCACTGGTCGGTCAATCCCCACTGGGACGCCCAAATGCAATCCCTACCCCAGCACCCCATTACCAACGGCGTGCAGGCGTTTAAGCTGAACGACGAATGGTATTATCACATGCGCTTTCGCGAAAAAATGGAGGGGGTCACGCCCATTCTGACCGCCGTCGCGCCGGAATCGACCGTCGGCAACGACGGTCCACATAGCGGCAATCCGACCGTCCGCGCCGCGGTCAAAAACAAGGAACCGCAACACCTGGCCTGGGCGTACGAACGCCCGGACGGGGGGCGTGGTTTTGGCTATACGGGCGGGCATTTTCATCGCAATTGGCGGGACGATAACAACCGCAAACTGTACCTCAACGCGCTTTTGTGGATTTGCAAGCTGGATGTTCCCGCGGAAGGCGTCCAAAGCAGCGTCAGCGAAGTTGACATGAAGGAAAACCTCGACCCCAAGTAA
- a CDS encoding STAS domain-containing protein — MLGTSTVWHFDVDRGPDWVFVTPVPATELAENLAEQDHSDFADTIWEITQLHQCSRVVVELGAIPVICSTLLGQLIFLAKRVHSHGGILRLTGLSATNQSVLHTCRLESALPSFSNRADAVKGYRPIQPR; from the coding sequence ATGTTAGGAACATCCACGGTATGGCATTTTGATGTGGATCGCGGACCGGATTGGGTATTTGTCACGCCTGTGCCCGCTACGGAGTTGGCGGAAAATTTGGCGGAACAGGATCACAGTGATTTTGCGGACACGATCTGGGAAATCACGCAACTTCATCAATGCTCACGGGTGGTGGTGGAGTTAGGCGCGATCCCCGTGATATGCAGCACGCTGCTGGGACAATTGATATTCCTGGCAAAACGGGTGCATTCGCATGGGGGGATCTTGCGTCTGACGGGGTTGTCGGCGACTAACCAATCCGTCTTGCACACTTGCCGTTTAGAAAGCGCGCTGCCGAGTTTTAGTAATCGCGCTGACGCGGTCAAAGGTTATCGACCGATTCAACCACGATAA
- the tpx gene encoding thiol peroxidase, with amino-acid sequence MERAGAVTFKGNPLTLIGPEIKAGQPAPDFHLTTYENGGMQTITLESLKGKPAILSVVPSLDTPVCQMQTKKFNESLGKFGDKIHAVTVSLDLPFAMNRFCGAENIKSLKNGSDYKDREFGKNYGMLIKELMILARGIFVIDADGKIAYAEQVKEVAEEPKYDAVLEALNKLVK; translated from the coding sequence ATGGAACGCGCAGGAGCTGTTACCTTTAAGGGAAATCCCCTCACGCTTATCGGACCCGAGATCAAAGCTGGACAACCCGCTCCAGATTTTCACCTGACCACGTATGAAAATGGAGGGATGCAGACCATTACGCTGGAATCGCTCAAGGGCAAGCCCGCCATCCTCAGCGTGGTCCCCTCGCTCGACACGCCTGTCTGCCAAATGCAGACGAAAAAGTTTAACGAGTCGCTGGGCAAGTTTGGCGATAAGATCCACGCCGTGACGGTCAGCCTGGACCTGCCCTTTGCCATGAACCGCTTTTGCGGAGCGGAAAATATCAAATCCCTGAAAAATGGCAGCGATTATAAAGATCGGGAATTTGGTAAGAATTACGGCATGCTCATCAAGGAATTGATGATTTTAGCAAGGGGGATTTTTGTCATCGACGCCGATGGCAAAATTGCTTACGCCGAACAAGTCAAGGAAGTCGCGGAAGAACCAAAGTACGACGCGGTACTGGAAGCCTTGAACAAACTGGTTAAATAA
- a CDS encoding UbiD family decarboxylase produces the protein MGYSSLRACVDDLAAAGQLRRIDTPLSPRLEIAEVQRRVFARGGPALLFTNVAGTRFPVLSNLFGTSDRVHYIFRDALDRVRRLVELKIDPGAFLRQPWRYAAAPLAAWTMLPKSVRGGPVLEQTCAIQDLPQLVCWPEDGGAFITLPQVYTEHPDQPGWQKSNLGMYRVQLSGGSYTPGGQIGLHYQIHRGIGVHHAAAIARGEPLRVNIFVGGPPAMALAAVMPLPEGLSELMFAGALNRRRVRMTRGNGHLPMHAEADFVICGSIDPAQTLPEGPFGDHLGYYARVHDFPVMRVERVYCRRDAIWPVTVVGRPPQEDTLFGQIIHEITGPVIPSVLPGVRGVHAVDAAGVHPLLLAIGSERYVPYEGRRKPRELHTQALAILGQGQLSLAKYLWIVAHEDDPGLDVHDIGGLLRHALARVDWTTDAHFLTRTNIDTLDYSGSGLNEGSKVFITAAGPCRRELPASLPVDFNLPAEWGLDDPRVPLPGVLVLRGPRYRGMDQDAGDTRVILERTTTAPRISDDAVSRFCARVPLSHALNQFPLVVVVDDSEFTARTLNNFLWVTFTRSNPAHDMHGVGETTEQKHWGCRGALVIDARQKPWHAPPLVEDPDVTRKIDALGVRGGPLEGLV, from the coding sequence ATGGGCTATTCCTCCTTACGCGCTTGTGTCGATGATTTGGCGGCGGCGGGGCAGTTGCGTCGTATTGATACGCCCCTTAGCCCACGGCTGGAAATTGCCGAAGTCCAACGCCGCGTCTTTGCGCGCGGGGGACCCGCCCTGCTGTTTACCAATGTCGCCGGGACGCGCTTTCCCGTGTTGTCCAACCTGTTTGGCACGTCCGACCGCGTGCATTATATCTTTCGCGACGCCCTGGACCGCGTCCGTAGACTGGTAGAGCTAAAAATCGATCCCGGCGCGTTTTTACGCCAACCTTGGCGATATGCCGCCGCTCCCCTGGCCGCCTGGACCATGTTGCCAAAATCCGTCCGCGGGGGACCGGTGCTCGAGCAAACCTGCGCCATCCAGGATTTACCTCAATTGGTCTGCTGGCCGGAAGATGGCGGGGCGTTCATCACCCTGCCGCAGGTCTATACCGAACATCCCGACCAGCCCGGCTGGCAAAAATCCAACCTGGGCATGTACCGCGTGCAACTGAGCGGGGGTAGTTACACCCCCGGCGGACAAATTGGCCTGCATTACCAAATTCATCGCGGGATTGGCGTGCATCATGCCGCCGCGATCGCGCGGGGAGAACCGTTGCGGGTGAATATTTTTGTCGGAGGTCCCCCCGCCATGGCCTTGGCCGCGGTGATGCCCCTGCCCGAGGGACTATCAGAGCTGATGTTCGCCGGGGCTCTCAATCGCCGCCGCGTCCGCATGACCCGCGGAAATGGCCATTTACCCATGCACGCCGAAGCCGACTTTGTCATTTGCGGCTCCATCGATCCCGCGCAGACACTGCCCGAAGGCCCCTTTGGAGATCATCTGGGCTACTATGCGCGGGTGCATGATTTTCCCGTGATGCGGGTGGAGCGGGTGTATTGTCGGCGGGATGCGATTTGGCCCGTTACGGTTGTCGGGCGTCCCCCCCAAGAAGATACGCTCTTTGGGCAGATTATCCATGAAATCACGGGCCCGGTCATACCTAGCGTGTTGCCGGGGGTCCGGGGAGTGCACGCGGTCGACGCGGCGGGGGTGCATCCGCTGCTGTTGGCGATAGGCAGCGAACGATACGTTCCCTACGAAGGCCGCCGCAAACCGCGCGAGCTGCACACCCAGGCACTGGCGATCCTAGGGCAGGGGCAGTTATCTCTGGCCAAGTATTTGTGGATTGTCGCCCATGAGGACGACCCCGGGCTGGATGTGCATGACATTGGCGGATTGCTGCGTCACGCGCTAGCGCGGGTGGACTGGACCACCGACGCGCACTTTTTGACACGTACAAATATTGACACGCTGGATTATAGCGGCAGCGGTCTGAATGAGGGGTCCAAGGTGTTTATCACTGCGGCGGGACCCTGCCGGCGGGAATTGCCCGCGAGCTTGCCTGTGGATTTTAACCTGCCAGCGGAATGGGGCCTGGATGACCCGCGCGTTCCCTTGCCGGGCGTGCTGGTCCTGCGGGGACCGCGCTATCGCGGTATGGACCAGGACGCGGGGGATACCAGGGTCATCCTAGAAAGAACGACTACCGCGCCCCGTATCAGCGATGACGCCGTGTCGCGCTTTTGTGCGCGGGTCCCCCTGTCTCACGCGCTGAATCAGTTTCCCCTGGTGGTCGTGGTCGATGATAGTGAGTTTACCGCCAGAACACTCAACAATTTTCTCTGGGTCACGTTTACCCGCAGCAACCCCGCTCATGACATGCATGGAGTGGGCGAGACCACCGAGCAAAAACATTGGGGGTGTCGTGGGGCGCTGGTGATTGACGCACGCCAAAAACCGTGGCACGCGCCGCCGCTAGTCGAAGACCCCGACGTCACCCGCAAGATTGACGCGCTGGGGGTGCGCGGGGGGCCTTTGGAGGGGCTGGTTTAA